The DNA region AAATGCCTAAAGCATCCCTAGTGAAAAAGGATCTCAAATTTTAATAGTATTTATTTAGCCCCAaaatttaagcaattaagagaaaaattctaagaaaaaaaatgatgagataTATTACAAATCTTACTACTTAAAGCTCACAAACTAATGTGCTactactaaaaaataattaaaaaaatatttattaattagttaAAACTcaccaatcacattcattgttTCATTTATTTACTACTTAGCTTTAGCATTTTACAACTTGTAATCTTCCGCTCACAAGCTGAAGAATCATTCTCTCTTAATTAAGAAAAACTGAAATCAAaagactaaaaataaaaaataaaaaacaatctcAAAACTTAGTTTTTTTGAATTCATTCCTGGAAATTTTGCCTCTCCatttaaagcataaaaaagtgatttaaaaataaaataaataaaagcttcTTTGTAGTCTTTGGACGTTCCCATCAAGTTTGTCCCTAAAAACCTCAGTTTCAGATTTGTGTAGAACCTCTCTCACTTGGTCTGGTTTTGTGCAACTCTAAACTAGCTTACTCTGGTAGTGGTAAAGTAGTCAGAAGTCATTGCTTATGAAGGATGTGGATCCACTTTTAACGATAAATGCAAGCTagtgttaaaataataataataataataaaataattaaaaaaactgcgcaacttttgttataacttattaacacgtgacaagttgtatgtgttaaaaaaaagatagtaGATCTACACTTCTATTATTCACAACTTGCCCACATATTAAATTATGTGGCACTAACATTGCTCACTCTTATCGGCTAAGACTGCCTTACACCATGCTTGAGCTTCACACGGTACAAAACATTCTGCATTTTCTGTTTTGATTTAACTGTATCCTATTCCTACCATTCACACCTCTATCTAGTGGTTTACATACAgatattttcctctcttttttcttctttattttttttaaagtaatatattagttgttaacaaaaaaaaaaaaagcttttgtGAATAAGGTTCTAATTTAGTCATTGTCTTGAGGtcccaaaaatcaaaatagatTGAGCCGCCTTACTTccaatatttgtaaaaaaagcaaaatgagAGGCCAAGAACCAAGACCATTTATTCTTCTTCCAAAAATCACAATAGAATAATGAACCCGTGAGGCCGTAATGTCAGATCATAGTTTTGTTTCTGTCTTCGTTACCTTTCGGAGAAATcaatgaaagaaaaggaaaactacAAGGACGGGACCATCCCACCTCATCAAAAACTACCACAGTCGGTTGTTGACTGTGACACATGAATCAAGACGTTAAAATAATTAACGGagagataaaaaagaagagaaaatgagatCACTTTAGCAagcagaaagaaagagagagattctaTTCTCACTTGGAATTCGTGACTCaactttagttaaaaaaaaacagagtatGCATTGTATCTGTGAGAGTGTGCAATGGAAATTTCCCTCTGTTCTTTCTCTCTGCACGCAAAATAAATGGAGCGCTCTTGTTAGATCACACTACTAAATTTTCCCATTATTCACggtgttcttgaatcttgactctTTTGTCCAATTCCTTTGATACAGCTAGAACTAGAAGTCATTGGAGCAATACCGAAATTGCAGGTTTCTATTCCATTTCCCTTAACAACACTTAACCCATCTTTTTCCACCATAATACGAGACCCACTTCTCCAAGCTAAGTCCTTGTGTTCACATTAATCTCCAATATATCCCACCAAATTGTCGTCAGTCATCACCGTCCATACCCTCAATCTAACTCAACACTCGGTCTTTTCCTTGAAACCAATACCAGGATCATCAATGACTTCAAAACCCATGATTCCAAGAATTCCGCACCATCcttttttccatttcttctcCATCTCTATCTCCAAAGCCACTCGTGTCACCCGAACCCATTTCCATGCCTCCTTGTTTGTAGATCAACAACCCTTTTAGATAGCTCAAATAAAAGAACCATTCAATCATCTATAGTCATATTAGTGATTATACGAAAAGCAACAGTATAACAAATGGTGGGTGTACTTAAAATGATctaagaaggaagaagaaatggCAGAAATTGCAGTTAGCCTCGTTATTGAGAATTTGGTCCGAGTGTTAGTCCATGAAGCaaaattttttatgggtatCCACGATAAAGTTGCAAACATCAAAGGTGAATTGGAGATCATTCAGTCCTTCCTCAAGGACGCTGATGCTAGGACCGAGATAGGGGACATGAGCAATGTTGAGAAAACATGGGTGAAACAGATAAGGGAAGAAGCTTATCACATAGAAGATGTCATTGACAAATACATACTTCATTTAGCAAAAGGTTCTCATGGGCGAAGGCCAGGATTATATTTTCTCCATAAAGTTTTTCGATTTACCATAACATTGAAAGCAAGAAATGTGATAGCCCATAAGATTCAAGATATCAATAAAAATCTCAAGGAAAAGAGAGAGCGGGCTGTTAAATATCACTTCAACACTATAAATCAAGGAGGATTGGGCAGCGACACTAGAAGTGATACATGGCTTGACCCTCGAGTGGAATCCCTTTTCATTGAGGAGGCTGAGGTTGTGGGCATTGAATCACATAGAGACAAATTGATAAATTGGCTGGTAGAAGGATCATCTAATCGCATGGTGTGTTCAGTGGTCGGCATTGGTGGGCTTGGCAAGACCACTcttgttaaaaaattgtatgACAGTGAGAAGATTGTAGCTCACTTCAATTGTTATGCTTGGATCACTGTGTCTCAATCATACAAGATGGAGGAACTATTAAGAGAAATGATAAAGCAGTTCTACAAGGCAAAAAAGGAGTTTGCTCCTAAGGAAATTGACACAATGAAAGTGATATCACTAATTGAAGAATTGAAGCACTATTTGCGTGAACAAAGGTATGTAGTAATTTTTGATGATATATGGAATATAGGATTTTGGGAACATATAAAATGTGCTTTCCCAGAGAATGACAAAGGAGGTAGAATAATAATCACAACCCGAAGTGAGAATGTTGCTCCTTCTAACAAAGAATCTCCATATTATTATGTGTACAAGTTACCACCTCTACCTTTAGAAAAAGCTTTGGAGCTCTTCTACAAGAAGGTATTCCAATGGGAAAGGGGGCAATGTCCTCCTGAGCTTTATGATTTGTCACGTGTAATAGTTGAAAGATGCGGAGGGTTACCTCTAGCAATTGTGGCTATAGGTGGTCTTTTGTCAACCAAAGCCAAAATTGTCTCTGAGTGGTGCAAAGTTCTTGATAGTCTTAGTTTAGAGTTTGAAACTAATTCACGCCTTAGAAGTATCACCAAGATTCTATCCTTTAGTTATCGTGATCTACCTTACAATCTCAAAGCATGTTTCTTATATTTGGGCATGTTTCCAGAGGATTACTCTATTAATTGTGCTAGACTAACTCGGCTATGGATAGCTGAAGgttttgtaaaagaaaagaaagggaaattgGTGGAAGATGTTGCACATGATTGCTTGAATGAACTCATTCATAGAAGTTTGGTTCAAGTGGCACAGGTTGATTTTGTTGGCAAAGTTAGAACTTGTCAAGTTCATGATATGATTCATGAAGTCATTGTTTCCAAGTCAGAGGAATTGAGTTTTTTTCATGCTTCAATAAGGAATTGCTCAGGTTCTAATAGAATTGGTCGGCGCCTCTCTATTCAAAACAATTTAAATAGTCCTTTGGAGAGTATTGCTAGTTCCAAAACTCGCTCTAttctcatggtgggggtagttGAGGTACCCAATTCTTTTCTTACTAcctgttttgaaaattttaagctCATGAAAACACTGGATTTTGAAGGAGCTCCTATAGATTACATTCCTAAAGAAGTGGGTAACCTATTCCATCTAAGATATTTAAGATTGAGAGATACAAAAGTACACATTCTTCCAAAGTCTATAGGTAAACTACATAACTTAGAGACTTTGGATTTGAAACGTTCCCTTGTGTCGGAGCTACCGAAGGAGATCAACGGGCTCCTTAAACTACGATATCTTGCGGCCTACTTTATAAATCGTGATATTGAATATAATATTGATCATCGGCGTGCGGTAAAGATATCAAGTGGTATTGGGAAGCTAGAGTCCTTACAGAAGCTTCATAAAGTGGAAGCCAACAACAACCCCCTCATTTCAGAATTGGGAAGATTGAGGCAATTGAGAAAGTTGAGTATCTCCAAATTGAAGAGAGATAATGGGATTGCTTTGTGCACTACATTGGAGAAAATGATCCACCTTCGGTCATTGAAAATCAGTGCAATAAGTGAGCAAGAAGTTATTGAATTACAATCAATGTCTTCTCCTCCACTCCTCCTACAATCTCTCGTCCTAAGAGGGCGACTTGAAAACTTGCCAGAATGGATTCCTAAACTCAAGAGTATAGTTAGAATTGGTTTAACTTGGTCAAGATTAATAGATGATCCATTAGAGATCCTTCAAGCTCTACCTAACTTGATGAATCTTGTGATTTACCATGGATATGAAGGTGAGCAATTACATATTGAGGAAGGAGGCTTCCAGAAACTCAAGTTTCTAGGGCtcacaaatttgaaaaatttgaatAGGTTGATAATAGATGAAGGTGCCCTGCCTCTTcttgaaaagattgaaattgGACCTTGCCCACTATTGGAGGAGGTGCCCTCTGGCATCCACCACCTGAAAAGCCTCAAAGATTTGGAATTTTTTGAAATGCCGAGGGAATTTGTGCTCAGTATGCAACCAGATGAAGGCCCTGATTTTTGGAAAGTCAAGCATgttccttttgtttgtttttggtataGGATTCAAGGGGAACGCTACAAAACCTACAAGCTTGGTGATTTAGAGTTGTTGGAGCATCTGCGAAGGTAAGTCAAGAGGTGGACAACCAAAGTGCCCTCAACATTTTTGAGAAATCACAGGTATTATATTACCCTTTAAGCAAGTATACTATTATATTTACTGCATTACCAAAGGTTCATACTAGCAATAAAAcatatttcctttcttttatcatTTTGTTGTTACAAAATGAAAGATTTAAtcagaaagaatgaaatgattCAAATTCTAATGCCAGAAGTTGTCGAATCCATGATCTTTTAAATTGGACAACGACCATAAATGGGGATACTTTTGGTGTGTCggtctcttgttcttgaattaaTTCCTCATTTgttacattctcaaaaaaaaaaaaaaaaaaaattcctcatttgttAAATTATCGTGGGATTGACCTTATTACTACAATAGTATTGTTGTTGTAACAGTTGTTTAATACTCATTCAGATTACCAAGTTTGTTCGTTGTGATAGGTGATAAACTTGAGTGCTCAAGTTTACTTGCTGTGAATCACAGTTTGTAAGCTTGCATTTCTCCATTTCACACATTATtgaccttcttcttttttgcattGTTCATAaaatttccctttttatttattttgctattgTTATAATTGATAGGCTTCAAATACCAACATCTCAAGGATATTCAAGTGCCAGATCGTACAGGGTATAGTTTTTCTCTCAATCAACCAGAATATCAGTGGCTGATTCTCTCCTGCCTGGCTGCCTTTGTCAATTGTCATTGTATTGTTGTTGTAATTATGTCGTCACTATTGCTGTAGTATTGCTACCTGATTCGTTGCAGATTCTGCCTTGGTGAGAATTTGCAGTTGCAATAGTGCTACTAGCTAGTGAGAACCCAATTTGACTTGGAGAGAGGGAGCTCCCAATTTCCAAAGAAATAACACCATATGGAAGaactaattacataaaatcCAGGTCCCCAACTTCTTGTATCTAATACttaacattaaataaaaaagttccgGTTAATAGATGCTCTTAAGACATTTGTTAATAGACCATTGTGGTCAATCAGCCATAATGTACATCAGTGGTTGATTCTCCCCTACATGGTTGCCTTCGTTATTGTATTTTTGTAACAATGTTATTGTTTCAGTGTATAAAGCATATAAACCTCTTGAAAAGACGATATACAAAAAGGGTGATGTTTTAGTTAACTTTGCATTTGATCTTCGGAGTGGTTTAAGAATGTCAAGTATTCCGCTGGTGGGCTTGCATGTAATGGCTTTGATACAGctaaaaattctatttattgaaatttccctttaaattttgaaagagtAAATAATTTGTATATGTTTTCATTATTCATCCAAACTAGAAAACTGTTAAAACAGagttatttgttcaaatttgggAGTGTCTCCATGTGTCTTTAAAGATTCAGACGTTGTATATGGCGCGGAGCAATCAAAAttgttttgtagttttttatGTTGCAGCAGTGTTGTTGCAGGTTTTGTTTTGCTCTTTGGTAAGTGTCATTAGCTTGCAGTGTTTATTCAACTTTGGCTGCTTGTGTTTTGAACCTCTGCTATCACGGATCTTGTATTGATATATCTAAATCAGTCAgtggaaaacaaaaattcaattagTATTAAATATTTCGTTGGCTCTGAGTAATTTCAACCATTACATGctcactttcttcttcttttttcttttgacatgTAATGTTTTGAAGTTGCTAAAGTTGCATTTGAAActagaatttgaatttagatttcgattttaaatcaatatatttaaaatgcATTGATTTTAGATATATTTCAAATGgaatgattttaaaatattaaaatttttggtagATTTGGTCAAATTCAAATCTTTGATATTTCAAAActatcaacaatttttttttttttttttgaattttaactagtcaaatacaaatttacatgatGCCCAAATCAAGCTATTCAAACACTCCATAAATAGTTCGACAGACATTTGCCATAAATCGTTAAAGTTTAAACCTTATGTGTTTTCTATTCGTCCAAAGAAAGATTTTTAATCAACGATGAAGTACGAACACATATACGATATATCTAACCTTTACCTCATTACTCCCCTCAAGCTACGAAAACATCTCCAACCAATAATAAACACTGCATGCAATAATCTACCACtttgtgtgttttcttttattaattttttgtaaacaCTGAATGGATATTAGttctattttttatgatatatattCTTCAATTTTAGCATAATTGGATTTACATTTACAAGGGCGGtggtgactttttttttaatttgtttttgggcttttgatatttttattattatattgggCTCTGGGCTTTTGTTATTTTGAGGAGGTCATGGCTTTAGATGGCATTACATGTTATGTCTAACTACGTAAtgtgttgttgtgttttttggGGTTGGGCCCATTGGAGGTGAATGTATTTGTGTGAAGCTTTGGAACATGGTGGGTTTTTTCGTGTCTGAGGGTGAGTTGTTTGATGTATAGCTAACTAAATAGTAGTATTCACAACACCTTACATT from Castanea sativa cultivar Marrone di Chiusa Pesio chromosome 6, ASM4071231v1 includes:
- the LOC142638460 gene encoding disease resistance protein RPM1-like, coding for MAEIAVSLVIENLVRVLVHEAKFFMGIHDKVANIKGELEIIQSFLKDADARTEIGDMSNVEKTWVKQIREEAYHIEDVIDKYILHLAKGSHGRRPGLYFLHKVFRFTITLKARNVIAHKIQDINKNLKEKRERAVKYHFNTINQGGLGSDTRSDTWLDPRVESLFIEEAEVVGIESHRDKLINWLVEGSSNRMVCSVVGIGGLGKTTLVKKLYDSEKIVAHFNCYAWITVSQSYKMEELLREMIKQFYKAKKEFAPKEIDTMKVISLIEELKHYLREQRYVVIFDDIWNIGFWEHIKCAFPENDKGGRIIITTRSENVAPSNKESPYYYVYKLPPLPLEKALELFYKKVFQWERGQCPPELYDLSRVIVERCGGLPLAIVAIGGLLSTKAKIVSEWCKVLDSLSLEFETNSRLRSITKILSFSYRDLPYNLKACFLYLGMFPEDYSINCARLTRLWIAEGFVKEKKGKLVEDVAHDCLNELIHRSLVQVAQVDFVGKVRTCQVHDMIHEVIVSKSEELSFFHASIRNCSGSNRIGRRLSIQNNLNSPLESIASSKTRSILMVGVVEVPNSFLTTCFENFKLMKTLDFEGAPIDYIPKEVGNLFHLRYLRLRDTKVHILPKSIGKLHNLETLDLKRSLVSELPKEINGLLKLRYLAAYFINRDIEYNIDHRRAVKISSGIGKLESLQKLHKVEANNNPLISELGRLRQLRKLSISKLKRDNGIALCTTLEKMIHLRSLKISAISEQEVIELQSMSSPPLLLQSLVLRGRLENLPEWIPKLKSIVRIGLTWSRLIDDPLEILQALPNLMNLVIYHGYEGEQLHIEEGGFQKLKFLGLTNLKNLNRLIIDEGALPLLEKIEIGPCPLLEEVPSGIHHLKSLKDLEFFEMPREFVLSMQPDEGPDFWKVKHVPFVCFWYRIQGERYKTYKLGDLELLEHLRR